A genomic region of Vitis vinifera cultivar Pinot Noir 40024 chromosome 7, ASM3070453v1 contains the following coding sequences:
- the LOC100852748 gene encoding CST complex subunit STN1 isoform X1 — MSNQLYNTHVKLLAFDLLSLTQTPSPSSSDPISFSRRGTPLSRAETLGTVTSRELKPHKFLKFTVDDGTGCVPCVLWLNHLSSPYFSRRNPADVRLIADLAEYQASEVKLGVLVRVRGRITAYREFLKQIQDLIWNSRMKSEERCNYKFIMQLQWQSMLKVLGKFQKCQS, encoded by the exons ATGAGCAACCAACTGTACAATACTCACGTGAAGCTGCTCGCATTCGATCTTCTCTCCCTCACCCAAACTCCTTCGCCTTCATCCTCGGATCCAATCTCCTTCTCTCGCAGGGGCACGCCCCTCTCACGCGCCGAAACCCTAGGTACAGTCACCAGCCGCGAGCTCAAACCCCACAAATTCCTCAAATTCACCGTCGACGACGGCACTGGCTGTGTCCCCTGTGTTCTCTGGCTCAACCACCTCTCTTCCCCCTACTTTTCTCGTCGGAATCCGGCGGATGTTAGATTAATTGCCGATTTGGCGGAGTACCAAGCGTCGGAGGTCAAGCTTGGAGTTCTTGTCAGAGTGCGCGGCCGGATCACGGCGTACAGAG aATTTTTGAAGCAGATTCAGGATTTGATTTGGAATTCGAGAATGAAGAGTGAAGAACGATGTAACTACAAGTTTATCATGCAGCTGCAATGGCAAAGTATGTTGAAAGTTCtaggaaaatttcaaaaatgcCAATCATGA
- the LOC100852748 gene encoding CST complex subunit STN1 isoform X3, translating into MSNQLYNTHVKLLAFDLLSLTQTPSPSSSDPISFSRRGTPLSRAETLGTVTSRELKPHKFLKFTVDDGTGCVPCVLWLNHLSSPYFSRRNPADVRLIADLAEYQASEVKLGVLVRVRGRITAYREDR; encoded by the exons ATGAGCAACCAACTGTACAATACTCACGTGAAGCTGCTCGCATTCGATCTTCTCTCCCTCACCCAAACTCCTTCGCCTTCATCCTCGGATCCAATCTCCTTCTCTCGCAGGGGCACGCCCCTCTCACGCGCCGAAACCCTAGGTACAGTCACCAGCCGCGAGCTCAAACCCCACAAATTCCTCAAATTCACCGTCGACGACGGCACTGGCTGTGTCCCCTGTGTTCTCTGGCTCAACCACCTCTCTTCCCCCTACTTTTCTCGTCGGAATCCGGCGGATGTTAGATTAATTGCCGATTTGGCGGAGTACCAAGCGTCGGAGGTCAAGCTTGGAGTTCTTGTCAGAGTGCGCGGCCGGATCACGGCGTACAGAG AGGACAGGTAG
- the LOC100852748 gene encoding CST complex subunit STN1 isoform X2, whose product MSNQLYNTHVKLLAFDLLSLTQTPSPSSSDPISFSRRGTPLSRAETLGTVTSRELKPHKFLKFTVDDGTGCVPCVLWLNHLSSPYFSRRNPADVRLIADLAEYQASEVKLGVLVRVRGRITAYRGRSWKQVQILSPLIPPMFWG is encoded by the exons ATGAGCAACCAACTGTACAATACTCACGTGAAGCTGCTCGCATTCGATCTTCTCTCCCTCACCCAAACTCCTTCGCCTTCATCCTCGGATCCAATCTCCTTCTCTCGCAGGGGCACGCCCCTCTCACGCGCCGAAACCCTAGGTACAGTCACCAGCCGCGAGCTCAAACCCCACAAATTCCTCAAATTCACCGTCGACGACGGCACTGGCTGTGTCCCCTGTGTTCTCTGGCTCAACCACCTCTCTTCCCCCTACTTTTCTCGTCGGAATCCGGCGGATGTTAGATTAATTGCCGATTTGGCGGAGTACCAAGCGTCGGAGGTCAAGCTTGGAGTTCTTGTCAGAGTGCGCGGCCGGATCACGGCGTACAGAG GTAGATCATGGAAACAGGTCCAGATTCTCTCTCCACTGATCCCACCCATGTTTTGGGGATAA